One part of the Ziziphus jujuba cultivar Dongzao chromosome 2, ASM3175591v1 genome encodes these proteins:
- the LOC107418894 gene encoding cysteine-rich receptor-like protein kinase 10 — MVSSRLLLFLCLISIATRAIAQPTFVRHVCDNEKGNYTTNSTYQTNLNQLLSFLFSNTDNDYGFYNSSYGQNSDQIYAIGLCRGDIEPDACRSCLNYSRNSMTQRCPNQKEAIEWYDECMLRYSYRSIFGVMEASPYISLLNPQNISSNVEAFDEELKNLFDKLRTQAAGGNSLRKYAAGNASFTQNFGTVYALVQCTPDLSQRDCENCLVDAVSGTARGKIGGQILLPSCKIRYELNDLFYEPSDNNSPPPFSPPNSTTPTTSKEKKTNTTRTIVLVVVPTVVFVALIISVCAYLKFKKAKERVEIDPSSKDVEEISIQESLQFDFGTIRVATNNFSEANKLGQGGFGPVYRGKLSNGENIAVKRLSKNSGQGDQEFKNEVLLVAKLQHRNLVKLLGFCLEGSERLLVYEFVPNASLDQFIFDLIKRADLDWDTRYKIIKGIARGILYLHEDSRLRIIHRDLKASNILLDEEMKPKISDFGMARLFIIDQTQANTSRIVGTYGYMAPEYAMNGHFSVKSDVYSFGVLLLETISGQKNNCFHNGDDVEDLLSFAWKNWKEGTALNVVDGLMRGVSTSEILRCIHIALLCVQENANDRPTMNSIVLMLNSNSLTLPLPSRPAFFMHSTLGPDMSLESDYSSRST; from the exons ATGGTTTCTTCAAGATTGCTTCTCTTCCTCTGTCTCATCTCCATTGCTACTCGAGCCATTGCTCAACCAACCTTCGTACGCCATGTCTGTGACAACGAGAAAGGTAACTACACTACCAATAGTACCTACCAAACAAACCTCAACCAGCTCCTCTCCTTCCTCTTCTCTAACACCGACAACGACTATGGCTTTTATAATTCCTCCTACGGTCAAAACTCCGACCAAATTTACGCAATTGGCCTCTGCAGAGGAGATATTGAGCCGGATGCTTGCCGTAGTTGCCTCAATTACTCCAGAAATAGTATGACACAGCGGTGTCCTAATCAAAAGGAAGCAATTGAATGGTACGACGAGTGTATGCTGCGCTACTCGTACCGCTCCATATTTGGAGTCATGGAAGCTAGTCCTTATATCTCTCTTCTTAACCCTCAAAATATCTCATCCAACGTTGAGGCATTTGATGAAGAGCTTAAGAACCTGTTTGATAAACTAAGAACTCAAGCAGCAGGTGGGAATTCCCTTCGCAAATATGCAGCAGGAAATGCGTCATTCACTCAAAACTTCGGGACCGTATATGCACTTGTGCAGTGCACACCTGATTTATCACAGCGAGATTGTGAAAATTGCTTAGTTGATGCTGTTAGTGGAACTGCTCGCGGAAAAATTGGAGGGCAAATACTTTTGCCCAGCTGTAAAATTAGGTATGAGCTCAACGATTTATTCTATGAGCCTTCAGATAATAATTCACCACCACCATTTTCTCCTCCAAATTCAACCACGCCTACCACATCAAAAG AAAAGAAGACAAACACAACTCGGACGATCGTGCTTGTGGTTGTTCCAACTGTTGTTTTTGTGGCACTAATTATCTCCGTCTGCGCCtacttaaaattcaaaaaggcAAAGGAAAGAGTTGAAA TTGATCCTTCGAGTAAAGATGTGGAAGAAATTTCGATCCAAGAATCCCTTCAATTTGATTTTGGCACCATTAGAGTTGCCACAAATAACTTTTCTGAGGCAAACAAGCTTGGACAGGGTGGATTTGGTCCGGTTTACAGG ggAAAGCTTTCCAATGGAGAAAACATTGCGGTTAAAAGGTTGTCAAAAAACTCTGGCCAAGGCGATCAGGAATTTAAAAATGAGGTATTGTTAGTTGCAAAGCTTCAACATCGGAATCTGGTTAAGCTCCTCGGTTTCTGCTTGGAAGGAAGTGAAAGGCTTCTAGTCTATGAGTTTGTCCCCAACGCAAGTCTAGATCAATTTATATTTG ATCTAATCAAGCGTGCAGATTTGGATTGGGATACCcgatacaaaattataaaaggcaTTGCTCGAGGAATTCTTTATCTCCATGAAGATTCTCGTCTTAGAATTATTCATCGTGATCTTAAAGCTAGTAATATTTTGTTAGATGAAGAAATGAAACctaaaatttcagattttggCATGGCAAGGTTGTTCATAATTGATCAAACTCAAGCGAACACAAGTCGAATTGTGGGAACCTA TGGATATATGGCTCCGGAATATGCAATGAATGGACATTTTTCTGTCAAGTCTGATGTTTACAGTTTTGGAGTGTTACTCCTGGAGACAATAAGTGGacagaaaaataattgtttccATAATGGAGATGATGTAGAGGACCTTTTATCCTTT GCATGGAAAAATTGGAAGGAAGGCACAGCTTTGAATGTTGTAGATGGCTTGATGAGAGGTGTTTCAACAAGTGAGATATTGAGATGTATTCACATAGCATTGTTGTGTGTTCAAGAAAATGCAAACGACAGACCAACAATGAATTCAATTGTTCTAATGCTTAATAGCAACTCTCTCACTCTCCCACTACCCTCACGCCCAGCATTTTTTATGCATAGTACCCTTGGACCAGACATGTCATTGGAATCAGATTACAGTTCCAGGTCCACATAA